From a region of the Vanrija pseudolonga chromosome 2, complete sequence genome:
- the wis1 gene encoding Protein kinase wis1, with protein MADESLLPQLDKLKLSPSAGPAPPDNDADAAAAPSTGPPQQEQLTEQHPADTLLPSTSVNAAASPSAPLAATAQPPTLSPPPSSAANVSRPSPLPTSPSTASPSVAPALASSTSSANHLAFAQRPGQHAQPGAAAAAGIARPAGFGGPIAGRPPAGAGVPGRPPPRGLQGPMGMRAPMGMGAVGGGGAPAQLQTRLPPSLQAKMDKLAAQRSSAPSPMASNGVGPNPQAASMGALLRQQAMRSMGQPIPGAAGPPAVGPNAGPLGLAARRAGRPLMSLNSPSGPPRALPGAARGGIAGRRGPPGGLSLAQLGGGGQEPAHETSKFSDFNQIMDPSGSLKFSKAVLHAGGVDFGDGQSFKINMDEMEVLGELGKGNYGSVQKVYHRPTGVMMAMKEIRLELDESKLNGIIMELDILHRAVAPEIVEFYGAFTIESCVYYCMEYMDAGSLDKLTGTGQVVKTATSPGEEERDLLVPEPVLRRITAAIVRGLSFLKDELQIMHRDVKPTNVLINTKGEVKLCDFGVSGQLEKSLAKTNIGCQSYMAPERIKGESQNQVSTYTVSSDVWSVGLSIIEIAKGTYPYPPETFANVFAQLTAIVNGPAPTLPKGYSADAHDFVAKCLLKDPNQRPTYAQLLEHPFLKADKDADVDMAGWVASAMERQSHRGVVPLQEVEV; from the exons atggccgacgaATCGCTACTGCCCCAGCTCGATAAGCTAAAactgtcgccgtcggcagggCCCGCCCCTcccgacaacgacgccgacgccgcggcggcacccAGCACGGGACCACCGCAACAAGAGCAGCTGACCGAGCAACATCCAGCCGACACGCTACTTCCATCAACAAGCGTCAACGCAGCAGCATCACCGTCAGCACCTCTGGCAGCAaccgcgcagccgccgacgttgtcgccgcccccaTCATCGGCTGCAAATGTTTCCAGACCCAGCCCGCTTCCCACGTCACCGAGCACTGCGTCTCCTTCTGTAGCACCAGCCCTCGCTTCATCAACATCATCGGCTAATCACCTCGCGTTTGCTCAACGACCTGGTCAGCATGCCCAGcctggagcagcagcagcagcaggcatTGCACGTCCGGCTGGCTTCGGCGGCCCCATAGCGGGCCGTCCGCCAGCTGGAGCTGGTGTCCCAGGCCGGCCTCCACCACGGGGACTACAAGGTCCCATGGGCATGCGCGCGCCGATGGGTATGGGTGCTgttgggggagggggtgcaCCTGCGCAGTTGCAGACCCGTCTGCCACCGTCACTGCAGGCCAAGATGGATAAG CTCGCAGCACAACGGTCGTCGGCTCCCAGCCCAATGGCGAGCAATGGTGTCGGACCAAATCCGCAGGCAGCGTCCATGGGTGCACTACTACGGCAGCAGGCCATGCGGTCAATGGGCCAGCCTATTCCGGGTGCTGCCGGGCCGCCCGCCGTGGGACCGAACGCCGGTCCGCTgggcctcgcggcgcgacgtgccGGGCGTCCACTCATGAGCCTGAATAGTCCAAGTGGTCCCCCTCGAGCGCTGCCTGGAGCGGCTCGTGGAGGGATCGCAGGTCGAAGAGGACCGCCTGGCggcctctcgctcgcgcagttgggcggcggcggccaggagCCTGCACACGAGACGTCCAAGTTTTCCGACTTCAACCAAATCATGGACCCGTCAGGATCGCTCAAGTTCTCAAAGGCTGTGTTgcacgctggcggcgtggacTTTGGAGACGGCCAGAGCTTCAAGATCAAcatggacgagatggaggtgctcggcgagctAGGCAAGGGCAACTACGGCTCGGTGCAAAAGGTGTACCACCGACCCACGGGGGTGATGATGGCCATGAAG GAAAttcgcctcgagctcgacgagtcCAAGCTGAACGGCATCATCATGGAGCTCGACATTTTGcatcgcgccgtcgcccccgagATTGTCGAGTTCTACGGCGCGTTCACCATCGAGTCCTGCGTCTACTACTGCATGGAGTACATGGACGCTGGAtcgctcgacaagctcactGGAACGGGCCAGGTTGTCAAGACAGCTACCAGTCCCGGTGAAGAGgagcgcgacctgctcgtgCCGGAGCCTGTGCTGAGGAGAATAACCGCTGCGATCGTCCGCGGCCTGAGCTtcctcaaggacgagctgcAGATCATGCACCGCGACGTTAAGCCGACCAATGTTCTCATCAACACCAAGGGCGAGGTCAAGCTCTGCGACTTTGGCGTTTCGGGCCAGCTCGAAAAGTCGCTAGCAAAGACCAATATCGGTTGTCAGAGCTACATGGCACCCGAGCGTATCAAGGGCGAGTCGCAGAACCAGGTGTCGACTTACACCGTGTCGTCGGACGTGTGGTCTGTCGGTCTGTCGATCATCGAGATTGCAAAGGGCACCTACCCGTATCCACCCGAGACGTTTGCCAATGTGTTCGCCCAGCTCACTGCCATTGTCAACGGCCCTGCGCCGACGTTGCCCAAGGGCTACAGCGCGGATGCGCACGACTTTGTGGCCaagtg TCTGCTCAAAGACCCGAACCAGCGCCCAACGTACGCACAGCTGCTTGAGCACCCGTTCCTCAAGGcggacaaggacgccgacgtcgacatggccgGCTGGGTGGCTTCGGCGATGGAGAGACAAAGCCATCGGGGCGTTGTGCCTCTgcaggaggtcgaggtgtgA